A segment of the Triticum urartu cultivar G1812 chromosome 1, Tu2.1, whole genome shotgun sequence genome:
cttagtagaactaaaaccgagtacatgagATGCGGTTTCAATACTACTAGGCACGAAGAGGATGAGGAGGAAGTTAGTCTTGACGGGCAGGTGGTGTCTAAGAATGACACCTTTCgatatttggggtcaatgctgcagAAGGATGGGAGTATTAATGAAGATatgaaccatcgaatcaaagccggatgaAATGACGCCAAGCTTCTGGCgttctctgtgacaagagagtgtCACAAAAGCTAAAAAGCAAGTTTTATAGGATggcggttcgacccgcaatgttgtatggcgttGAGTATTGGTGACTAAGACGGCATATTTAACAATTAGGTGTGGTAGAGATGCGCATGTTGAGATAGATGTGTGGTCACACGAGAAAGAATCGAATCCGGAATGATGatagcaccaattgaagagaagtGTGTCCAGCATCGCCTGAGATAGTTTGGACATATTTCAGCGTAAGTCTTCAGAAATTTCAGTGCATAGCGAATGGTTAAAACGTGTGGATAATGTTAAAAGAGGTCAATATACTAAATTTGATTTGGAAGGAGTTACGTAAAGAAAAATCTATAAAATTAAAGTATTACCAAAGAGAGGTCGGAGCCATAAGTTTATCGCGAGATTTTATGAGTTTCACATCTAATTATCTAATTTATTTGGGACTAAGCCTTTATTGTCGCTGTTGTTGCCGGGTGACCTGGAACTGTATTTAGTCGTAGTAGTTTCGTAGTACATGCATGGCCGAATTTCTCAATTGTTTATGGATGAATATAGACGAGATCCAACATCCACGGCAGGGCAAGGAGTGAAGGAACCTTGTCCGCATATCCATGTGCACATTATCCTGACGCATCGACGTGCCACCACTTCCCATTTATCGCCTGTCTCTGACTAAAAATACTTTGTTTATAGCGGGCAAATGTGCAGACTGTGTGCGACTGTGCGGCCGACGAGTCGTTTTCATGGATAATTTACCGGCGAGCCGAGGATGAGACGAAGTTAACCATGGGTGGGTGGGTTGGTGGAAGCTCAGTTTACGAAGGTGGTGCAACGCGCGAGCGAAAAAGGGTGGCGTCCCAGCGGCAGCTTTTGCTCGCGCACGCCGGCGAGGCGATCGACGCCGGTGTCCGGTGGTGAAAGAGTGGGCCGGCCACGGAAACGAATTGGACCATGCTGCTCCTGGTGGTCGTGGGCATCTCTGGCTCTGAAACTTTTCTCAAAGAAAAAAATCTCTGGCTCTGAAACCGCGGTGGCACTGGTGTAGGTGTTTTctagtatttcctttcttttttccACATCAGGAGAAACGAGAAGCTTTCCTCACAAGCCTCAGCTCAGTTTCAAAAGAAAAAAATGCCTCAGCTCTAAAAGCCTGACATGTTTCACAAATCAGATGTATAAACGAAAATACCAGCTTCGAGCGTGTACAACTGGATACCTCACATCGTTTCTACACGTCAGGCGGACGGCCCGGGCATGAAATAACGAAATTAGAGGGTGTTTGGTTGCAAATGATTAGACTTTTTTTAGTCAGTATTAAAGAAAAAAGACCCTGTAAAAAAGTCCCTTCTATTTGGTTCATAGGGTCTAAAAGAGATTTATTTTTTAGTTTAGACCCTGTAAACAAATAGGGCATCATTACTTGAGGAATACTCATTGCAAAAATCACTCCAACCTTTCAGGTTGCGATAAGTGACGTCtatttattcaaaacgttttatctcttaaattGTGTGTTCAAATCTCGAACCGCTTTCATCATTGGATttctcgcgtcgagatcttcaaaactagattctatgttgataggttttgacgaactttttatTTAACGAAAAAACCGAATCGGGAGCACAGGTTTTTTCCTTATCGAAAGAGGCACACTCGTGCCTCTcacgaaatcacaaccgtgcctctcgcgaaagcaaaatcatgactctcgcggaaggaaaacaaaaaaaagCATGTTTTTTTCCGTTTGCGAGGAGGCACGGCCATGCtttctcgcgaaagcacaacattgcctctcgcggaagcaaaaccgttaCTCgcgaaatgaagaaaaaaacaaaaaacatgtttttttcgtttccgagaggcacggccgtgactctcgcgtaagcacaaccgtgtctctcgcggaagcaaaaccgtaactctcgtgaaaagaaaaaaagaaaaaatatgttCTTTTTTCCATTTCCGAGAGGCACGTCCGTAACACTGGCGAAGCAAAAGCACACCCGTGCCTCTTACAGAAGCAAAACCCGTGTCCTGCATATCACGCTTCCGACAAGGCTCGCACAACACCGTGTCCTACATATCACGCTCAACGCTGGAGGCAACACGGTGACGTGTTTCTTTTTTAAACAGCTTAAACTTTATTAATTAGAAATAATGGTTACATCGTCTATCAGAAGAGTTACAACATTTTTCATGGGCTCTTCTATCCAATCTCTAGTCATGGAACATTTTGCTAATCTAGCAAGTTCATGAGCTACTTTGTTCGCTTCTCTATCATAATGTTCAAACTGGTTTGTGGAAAATCACAAGCCATAAAAAAACAATCCTCAAAAATTGCCGCCGCTGCTCCCGCAGACTCTTCACCGTTCTTCATTGTGTCAATGACTTCCATATTATCAGAATTGATAACGAGACGATTGCAGCCTGTTTTTTATGCCAACAGTAAACCAAACCTGAGTGCTAACGCCTCTGCTGCCAGAGCATCCGCACAGTACAGAATCTTTCAGTTATCACCTACTATGAAGTTTCATTTATCATCTCTGATAACGCGGTGACGTGTGTTCATATGCCAATAGAACTTTAAAAGTGAGACAGTGATAGATAAATGAAGAGGCAATCTGTTGATCGACTGGCAGCAAATATCAAAAAAGACATTCGTATATTGTACATTTCCTGCTCATCGGGTAAATGACTAGGATTACATGATTAGCCACCCGTTTCCACTCAAAACAATACCCCCAGCAGATATAATTATGTTCTTTGGATCTGAAAATGAATGTACGTCTATAAGTATGCACAGAATAACATTATAGGACAAAAATTTACAGTAGCTGAGGTTCAACAGGTAAAACGTACACTTCACTATGTATTTTTCTTGCTGTCAGAACGGGAGAAGCGGAGGTCCATTGTTTGCAGCTTATTCCTCAATTCCTCATTCTCCGCAATTAGACGCTCATATTCAGTAAGCAAACCTTCAGATTGTTTTTGTAAAGCCAAATTATTCATTTCAGCAGTTTTTAGCTCCTGTGTTTGAGATTCTGACTGGTGTTTGAGTACTTGCACCTGTTCATTCAAACTGTCAATCTTTTTCTGATATCCTTGAATTTCCTCAGAGTCTCCGAGTTTTGTTTCTTCCAAGACCCTGCTCTGCTTTGTCACAGCCTCCATGTTTTTCTTCATCGCCCGTAATTGCCTGATATAGTGATGCAGTCGATCAATAATTAGCCCAAGAAACAGAGAGTATCCTGGAAAACAACAAACACAGCAAGATTCAGTCGAACTGAAAGATTAATGTATTTTTGAGACACTGTTCAACAAATATTTCTGAAACACTATTCACCATACAGAAAATATACAACTCATTCTGTGAAGGCTACGTTTGACTTCGGCATGATGAGTATAACTTGAATAATGGTTTGGAAGTATTAAACCCATAATTTTATTGCATGCTAGGTCTCAGGTGGGAATGTTGAAATGGGAAGCAAGTTATTCACAGATGGAAGAACAACTATTTATAGAGATATTTGGCGTCAATACTACTCATATCACTACGTCTCCGAGCAAGAATGTCCCAAACTGTTTGTTCCACTTTTCTTATGTGAATAAGTGGTTGCATAACTTGCATTatgcaacaacaacaaaataaCATTTCAGTATTCGAATAAATTATGAGAGAAGCCCAcattacccccccccccccccccccccccccctaaacTTGTCTTATGGTTCACTTTACAACCCTCAATTTTATGTTGGCACAATTCTCACCCTTCCAACTTTGACAACTCATAAAACAACCCCTAGATGGATCGAGATGTATTAACTCCGGTTGTATCAGCCATCTCATAAGATCTTCCAAGAAAATCTCCGCCCGTTCCCTTTTCAACTTCGCTTGATTCGTCTAGCGCAGAGAGCACCACCACTTAGGAGAACTTAGCCCACTGCCACGTACGGTGTGCGTACACACTGATCAGTATGTAATATCAGTATAGTTAGTTAGCAGCCAGGACCTGCACTTCTCTAGCCATGTCGACGATCCTGTGGCAGTGGCGTTGACCCTGAGTTGCGCGTCGCATCAACAAAGAAGACAGCCCCGGCATCAACCCGCTAGCTGAAACGGCGTGCAGGTCCACGTCGCCGCTCTGCAGACTGTGCGCGTACTGGTGGACGTCCCAGAAGTCCTACCTAGCAGCACCTGCAGTGCAACCAGTGGCCGGCGGGATGTTGCTCCATGGACGGACACCCACCATGCGTCACTGCTACTGCCACGTCGATTGCGATGTAGCACCTTCGGACGCCGCGTGCTGTCCATGGAGCTGACCGATGGCACAGCGGGGCAGTTGTGCAACGCCGGCGCCGGGGAAGTTGAGCTAAGCGGACAGTGCCGACGTCGTAGGCATGGGCGGTATCTTCGACCGCTGATGCGGATGCTGCACCGACGCCATTGACAATGAACGCAGCCCCAGATAGATGATATCACAGTCTGGGACAGAGAACATCAGCTTAAGTACGGCTGAAAGGCGATTTACCCGAACGGTGCCATTGGCCCGTACCTGCTCCAGCAGAGCTGCAGTACGAGAAGCATGGCCGTGAGCAGGCAGCCGTCCAAGTGCAATTCCTCAAAGCCAAAGCAGCCGAAAACCTCGGCGGCAGCGGCGGAAGTGTTCTCTCCGATGTATGAAGAATGGGCACAAGAGATTTTCAGGGGAGATCCTACGTGGCTAATAGGAGGAAAAAAAATGATGTGGTTTACAAAACCGGAGTTAAAACAAGTCAATCCATTTCAAGGTCGTATTATGAACAGGTTTTAAGGTGGCTGTCTATTACTTTGACTTTGCAACATGAAGTTTCTAGGAACAATGCTGTGATGAACAAGCTTGCTAACCAGAAAAAGTAACTTCCAAGAAAATGGTCACTGATCATAAATATATTAATAGGAGAAGCCACTTCGTATATTACCAGACATTAAACTAGAAGGATTTTGATTCTATCCTAAACCTTGATAGGAAAATCTTAATAGAAACTAGAATGACGCATAAACGTTCAAATTCTGAACATATATAATACGTTTTGATCAAAGTTCATGGACATGTCATGTAACATTCAAATCGTCCAATCAAGCCCAAGATATTCAAATCTACCTAATAAAAAAGAGCCTTTAGGTATATTGCAGGCATTTACAAGCATATGATTATATGACCAACTGTTTGGCCAGTGCCTTGTGCTCCTTGGAAAAAGGAACATGCATCATCTGAAGAACTGTTTCGATAAATTCCAGCATGGTTCAATGAGAACAACAATTTATTGTGACAGAATTTGGTAACACAAGTATAACTAATAATAAGTTATCAATATCTCTAACACCAAATTATGCCAAATAAAAATTctaacaatcttcaattgtcattTCTTGACAATTCGTTTGTCACACATTCTTTTAATTGTCACATCCCTCGCTTCAAAGCATATATGTGTATGAGTCGGTACTGTTAGGCAGTCTAAATTGAACAGAATCCTAAATTCGCAGTGTGCAACTCTCTTATAAGATTCTATCTGCAAATAAATGTCTTCACTACCTCAAAGCGATCATGCAGCGTTCTTGGAGAACAGTGACCATACATATGCAAGGCAACTAAAGCCATCCATAATCCATTGATGAACTATAATATTTCGTCCCCTAATTTACCAATCCATGTAGATATGTGGAAGGAGGTATGGGGGATTCCAAACTGATGGTTCCAATGAGCAAACGAGGAGAAGAAAGGGCATACCCATGAGCGAGGCCTCGAGGAGGTGGCGGCTGGCGAGCACCTGGTCTGTGGGCGTGAGCTGGGCGAACTCGCCTTCGCGGCGCCGGATCTTCGCGATGCTGTAGCCGCTGGAGCCGAGCACGACGAACATGGTGGCCGCGACGGTCCTGGCCATTAGGGGCCCGCGGCCGCGCTTGCTGCAGTCCACGGCGAGCAGCGCGAGGCGTCGAGCGGGCGTGCGGAAGAGCAGCACGAGCACCAGCGCTGCCTCGGCGGCCAGCAGCGTGAACAGCAGCTGGATCATGGCCGCTTCGTCGGTGCGTCAAACAGGTGGGtgagaaggaggagaaggggcAGGCAGTGGACGAGAAGCGTGGGCGTGGCGATCTCAAGCGAAATGGGGAAACGGAGATCTGGAAAGGAAAAGCGAAATCGGGCGACCGGTCGCTGCTGCGGTGTCAGGACCCAGCTATCGATGGGTGACCTAtgagaaaaaaacagaaaaaaaatggAAAGGACCGCAAGCCACAGCCCATGGCCCAGATACGCTCTGCCCATCTACCCACTGGGACAAAGTCCAGTACATTTGGACGAGAGAATACGGGCCAGTTCTTTTCGCCCTATAATTAGATTCTGGAAAATTACGATTCTGAAAACTGCCCATAGAATCGTCTGCCCACAGAATTATTCGTCCAGTTCTTTTCTGTAATTCTAACCTGTAATTGTTGTATAAGGTCACTCGGTCGGGCTGGCTCAGTGACATATTGACTGTAATCTGAGTCCCTAATTGGGGTAGTAGTTCAAACCGAACAGTTTTCTTTTGAGGGCCCGGCTAGAATTGCCAGAATTGCCGAGTTTTCACGATTCTCAAATACACTAGCGATTCTTTCTTGGATGATTCCTGGGGAAGAAACGAGTTCTTTTGCGATTGTAATTCTCCAGGTAGTTATTCTTCAGAATTGAGCCAAAAGAACTGGGCCTACATAAGCAAGAAACACACAGATCAATCAAATTATATAATATCTTCTAAAAAAATCAAATTATATAATAAATCTCGTCGATTGAGACATaacttttttttagaaaaggaggattaCCCCGGCCACTACATCTGGCCGAGCAGCCATTTTATTGATTATTCACCAAGACCTTATAAAGTAATACCTCAGGTAGTCTGAAGTCATCATCTTAGCAACATCTATTGCTACTCATATCCACATGATGAAGGGGCGCCGATAGTCCGAGTCTAATACCGAACGGACATCGCACAAATGCCTAACATCTAAAGCCAGAGCCCCCAACCAAGCCACATACTGAGTTTGGGGCACAAACCGGTCCGACGCACTCTCATGTGTCGTCGCTGCCATCttccaccaatccatcttcagagcaaACTAACACACCGACCTTGCTAGATTTCTTTGCCATCGATGCCACCATGACACCAGACAACATCCTCCTCATGCGTGAGTCCATCTCCGTGCATCCGACGCCGAGTCTTCACGGTGCTGAGCCGCCCAAATCCGCCGCTATCAATGTGTAAGATGAAGGACCGCTCCACCAAAGAAGCCGCCCTCCGGTCCCTCGAGCCCGTGTGCACCTCCAAGAATGATGCCCCCAAGAGGGAAACGACACCAGAGAGCCGCCGtcatccgatctagggtttccctCGGAGGCAGCAAAGAGTGGCCTTAAGCTTCTCCATGATGATGCCTTCAAGCAGGGAACGACGCAGACAGCGCCGCCACCCCCGGCCTTGGTAATAGTCGAAAGCAGGTTTTCACCTAGATCTGTTTGAAAAACCTCAACTCTCGTGCACGGACCACCGCCATCCCTGCCGGGATCTGGATGATCCAGGCCGCCGTTGCCAGGTCACAACAAAGGAGAAGTCCCCACCGAGACCCGCCGGCAGACCAGGGGAGGCCGAGTTCGCGCCTGCAGGACCAGATCAGAGCCGGATCCgtgcccacgccgccgcctcgaaGCCAACCCCACGCACAGCCGCCACGACCTGGCCACCCACCCGCGCCACCGTCCGGCCGCCGCACTCGCCCCGCAACAGTGCCACGCCTCCGTTGCACCGCCGGATCTCGTGTGCTAGACATGCTAGGAGGAGAAAGGCCCCGCCGCCATCGACGCGCACCGGGCTTCGCCCGGCAGCGCCTTCTGGCAGCGGCGAGGGGAGTGGAGGGTGTAGGAGGCGGCCGCGgggtggcggctagggttccccCACCGCCGCCCGCGAGAGCGACGCAAGGGACATAGCTAATTCTCAGTCGAGTGAGAATTAGCACAACCGTTATTCAAATGCTTCACCTGAATTAAAAATTATTCACGCCCGTTGGTCAGTTCATCCAATGATTTCATAGAATTAACATTGCTATACTAGAACACAACAATTATCTCCATGGTAGAATACAACATCAAGACTTTGAAATCTCTCTGGCCGGCACCGGCAAAAGATTTTCTTTCCTCGCCAAAAATCACGTTCATACGAGAAACTTGATAATAGGTGCCTGTTCGGTTTCACTCCACTTCCTCGACTTCGCTCCCGGAGTGTAGCAGGCTGTAGCTTGTTTTCACAAAGTGGCTCACGCCCAGCTCCACAGCTCCGCGGATTGGAGCAGGGGCGGAGTGATTCCAAATAGGGCTTAGGTAAACTATATTTCAACCAATTGAGACGGCAGGTGAGATCTGCGAGTCTTTGCATTCAAAACATGATTAAGAAAAAGGCTGTTATATTAAGCTAGGAGAATACAATGAGGCCGTCTGCAAAAGCACCCAATGGAAGTTCCATATCTTCGCATGGAAAAACTACCTCTAGATCACCAATTCACCATATCATGCATGTTTC
Coding sequences within it:
- the LOC125517418 gene encoding uncharacterized protein LOC125517418 — translated: MIQLLFTLLAAEAALVLVLLFRTPARRLALLAVDCSKRGRGPLMARTVAATMFVVLGSSGYSIAKIRRREGEFAQLTPTDQVLASRHLLEASLMGYSLFLGLIIDRLHHYIRQLRAMKKNMEAVTKQSRVLEETKLGDSEEIQGYQKKIDSLNEQVQVLKHQSESQTQELKTAEMNNLALQKQSEGLLTEYERLIAENEELRNKLQTMDLRFSRSDSKKNT